Part of the Halopseudomonas maritima genome, TCGGGGCGGCTGACCTTCACGCCGGCGCAATTGCTGGAGTTGCTGCTGGCGCCGCAGCAGGGCGGTGTGCCGGGCCGCATTCTGCTGCATATTCGTTTGCCGCGTGTGCTGACTGCCCTTTGCGCAGGTGCAGCGCTGGGCGTATCAGGGGCCATTTTCCAGTCCTTGTCGCGTAACCCGCTCGGCTCACCGGACATCATCGGTTTCACCACTGGCGCTGCCAGCGGCGCCATCGCCTATCTGGTGTTTGTCGGCCAGCAGCCGCTCGGGCTGCTGCTGGCGACCCTCGCAGCCGGGCTTGCCACCGCGCTACTGGTCTATCTGCTGGCGCGGCGCGATGGTCAGGTAGACAGCTATCGCCTGGTGCTGATCGGTATCGGGATTGGCTCGACCCTGGCGGCGGTCAATGGTCTGTTGCTGGTCAAGGGCAGCCTGGACAACGCCATGCAGGCCAATCTGTGGCTGGCCGGCTCGCTTAATGCACGCAGCTGGATGCACGCCCTGCCGGTACTTGGCGGGTGCCTGGTGCTGATTCCGCTGGCGCTGTTGGGGGCACGTCAGCTGACGCTGCTGGAAATGGGGGACGACCTGGCTGCCCAGCTGGGCGTACGGATCGAGCGGGTACGCGGCTCAATGACGCTGGCTGGAGTGTTGTTGGCGGCGCTGGCCACCGCAGCCGTCGGGCCGCTGGCGTTTATCGCGCTGGCGGCGCCGCAACTGGTGCTGCGCCTGGGACGGGGACAGGGTGTACCTGTCTGCGGCGCGGCGCTGATGGGAGCCTGTCTGCTGCTGGCGGCTGATCAGGTGGCGCAGCGCATGCCCGGCGATCTGATTCTGCCTATCGGCCGCATGACTGCGCTGTTGGGCGGTTTGTACCTGCTGTGGTTGTTGACCCGCCAGCGCTGACAGGAGAAGACATGAACAACCTCACTGACACCAATGGCGTACAACTGCGGGCCGAGCATGTGGCGCTGGCCTATGACCGCCAGCGAATTATCCAGGATCTGGACCTGCAACTGCCGGCGGGCAAGATCAGCGTGATCATCGGCCCCAACGGCTGCGGCAAGTCGACTCTGCTGCGAGCGCTGGCCGGGCTGCTGAAACCGCAGGCCGGTCAGGTCTTGCTGGATGGTCGTGCGCTGGCGCGTCATGGCGCACGTGAGTTGGCCAAGCGCCTGGGGTTGTTGCCGCAAAGCTCCAGCGCGCCAGCCGGCATCAGTGTTGCCGATCTGGTGGCGCGCGGACGCTTTCCGCACCAGGGACTGTTGCGCCAGTGGAGCGCTGAGGACGCGGCAGCAGTCAGTGAGGCACTGCGCCTGACCGATCTAACCACCCTGGCCGAGCGGCCGGTCGCGCAGCTGTCTGGCGGGCAGCGCCAGCGGGTGTGGCTGGCGCTGGTACTGGCACAACAGCCGCAATTGCTGCTGCTGGATGAGCCCACCACCTATCTGGATATCGCTCACCAGTACGACGTGCTGGAGCTGTGCCGGCGACTTAATCGCGAGGCCGGCCGCACGCTGGTGCTGG contains:
- a CDS encoding heme ABC transporter ATP-binding protein, whose amino-acid sequence is MNNLTDTNGVQLRAEHVALAYDRQRIIQDLDLQLPAGKISVIIGPNGCGKSTLLRALAGLLKPQAGQVLLDGRALARHGARELAKRLGLLPQSSSAPAGISVADLVARGRFPHQGLLRQWSAEDAAAVSEALRLTDLTTLAERPVAQLSGGQRQRVWLALVLAQQPQLLLLDEPTTYLDIAHQYDVLELCRRLNREAGRTLVLVLHDLNQAARYADHMVAMQQGRVVAAGTPAQVLQPALIRRVFGIDALVVPDPVTGTPMVVPRPPQSQEA
- a CDS encoding FecCD family ABC transporter permease — encoded protein: MSARVWRLGTLSVPVRRRVLLVNLLLLVLILLLGLLGALSGRLTFTPAQLLELLLAPQQGGVPGRILLHIRLPRVLTALCAGAALGVSGAIFQSLSRNPLGSPDIIGFTTGAASGAIAYLVFVGQQPLGLLLATLAAGLATALLVYLLARRDGQVDSYRLVLIGIGIGSTLAAVNGLLLVKGSLDNAMQANLWLAGSLNARSWMHALPVLGGCLVLIPLALLGARQLTLLEMGDDLAAQLGVRIERVRGSMTLAGVLLAALATAAVGPLAFIALAAPQLVLRLGRGQGVPVCGAALMGACLLLAADQVAQRMPGDLILPIGRMTALLGGLYLLWLLTRQR